In a genomic window of Coprococcus eutactus:
- a CDS encoding helix-turn-helix domain-containing protein, translating to MDQKKVGSFLRELRKEKQLTQEQLAERFGVTNRSVSRWETGVSHS from the coding sequence ATGGATCAGAAAAAGGTAGGTTCATTTCTAAGAGAACTGAGAAAGGAAAAACAGCTTACGCAGGAACAACTTGCAGAGCGGTTTGGAGTAACCAATCGCAGCGTATCAAGGTGGGAAACAGGAGTTTCCCATAGTTAA